Below is a window of Naumovozyma castellii chromosome 9, complete genome DNA.
TCTATAAACGTGTTAATTATTAGATAGTAAAAGATTTTCCTATCAATGATGCCTTAATTGATGACACTTATTACTCCAGAATTGTCaccaaagaaaagaagatatttCTTCCCAAGCCTAGTATAGATAATGGAGTTAATCCGATCTTGATGAGATGTTCCAGAGAATAAaggtttcttctttttcttctgttcCAATTGTTTCCTCAGTACTAATTCCAAGGATGTTGTAACATGAACTGGGGTGAAACTGGATCCTGGAGCATTGGAATGCgataatattcttgaagatgatgGCTTCTTAAGATCAAGAAATacaatatcattattaattcCCTTCGATATAATAGCCAGGGATCCaataattaaaattgaatttatttccATCTCAATTTTATCCTTCTGAAATGGTAGATTGTCCAGATTATTGCTCTTCGGCTGGAAAAGATGTAATGGTGGTTGTTGATCTTTCTCTATAAATGCTTTTTGGCATTGAGGCTTCTCAAAATTCCACACAGTCAGTATTGTATTCGACATGCCGCCAATAACTACGATTTTATCTTTACCTAATTCGGGACTGGATTCAATCTGACTAATCGCGATATTATCCCCAAAGGACCAACTGTTAATCAGTGTTATAAATCTTATATCCCAAACGTTTATAATACCTTTACTGGTTCCAATTATAAGAGTGTTCCCATCAATCGAAAGTGCAAAAGTTAAAATTGCGCCATACTGTGGAGGATTTTCGATTTGACCAATTCTTTCCATAGTTCGAAGATCAAACAGAATGATTCTTGATAAGCTTGTTAAGACATACAGCTGTGATTTATCTTCAGTTACTAATGTTTTCAACCTAATACCAAACTCATCGTCACAAGGTTCTCTGTCAGTTTTAATTTTTGTCTTTCTTATACAATGAAATTTCGTGAACTTTTTGAACTGTCCCTGCTGATTGTATATAGCCCTCAATAAGGTAATATTCCCCTCTTTTGTTGAGACAATTATAGTTTCGTAACCTGGGATTCGTATCAAATCAGTAATACCTGAATTACAATCAAATGTAAGAGAGGATGAGTACATTTCTCCAGAAACCAAGCCCTGGACATCCCATAATTTCACCATCCCTTGAACTGATCCACTGATAATATATGGTCGATTAGAGTTTAGTGTAACTAACGAAGCAATTCCATTAGGTTCGTTCTCCAATAAATTTAGGACAAGGTTGCCTTTTATTTTATGGAAAAAGTCATTATCCATTTCAAACTCGTTAATCGGACCAAATTCCTTATACTCTcttaaatttggaagaattttgacatttttcaaaaacgTCTTTATCGTCGGTGCATCCCCTTCATAACTATCTTTGATGGTAAAATTCGAGCTATTCATCTCGTCATCCATATGGTTTAACAAATCTTTGTGAGCTGAACTAGGTTCTAAACGaacatatatatttttcaaatttgaagtAGTTGTGGCATTAGATTTGGCCTTAAACATTAACGATCCATGTGCATCTATTATAGCAGGAAGACTATTTTTTGAGCTTGCAGATGATATTTCCATTCGGACTGGTCtcttattttcatttccaTTAGTGAGTGAAGAAGAGTCTATTACTGAATCCGTATGGGCTGCTTCAAGAGGTGTGGGGATAAAGGACTTATTTCTGTCGTTGCTgaattcaatatcaaaaaaaacGTTTCTGGGCATAAGATCTGTGGGTAACGAGTTTAAGGATATCAGACTATTCTCTCTATCTAATAAAAGTTCTGATTTTCTTGTGAGTAGTTTTGAGGTCCTTAATACATAATCCCTTAATGAGGCTATCTTCCATAAGTCATTCTCAGATAATCCAATTGTcttaaatttatcaatcCAGCTTTTATCTTCAGTGGTTAGAGGGATCTCGGTATTATCTATAGTACTTACCTTTAACGTTTGTGCCACCTTCatatttttgttgttgaacccataattttttgtaatgaaattctttgtaataaaatttaCATTCTTGTTCCCAAATGCATCCAAGTTGTCATTTGTTACAGGGGTCTGGTGCCAAAATAGTGATTTGGAAGCTCTTAATGACCAACTGCACAGCAGATTGTAAGCTGTTCTAGAAATTGGTTGCTTACAACTAGCTAACATCAgttcaaaatcaaattcaacatcAAATTCGAAAAATGTCCGTATTAATGGATACAGTATGCAATAAATTTCTGCGGTATTTAATTTACTTGCAGACTCCACAATGACCATTAAGGAAAGTTGCCttatccaataatttggaTGCAACATTAGTGGGGCTACTTTTGTGGTAATATCATAGAAATACCTGTTGATGATCAGTCCTGTTTTGGTTAAATCTTTTAGCGTTTGTAAAACAGCCACTACGACTAATTCTTCTGAATCTATTAGAGTTTGCACCAATAATGGTAAAATGTATTGTTCAAACGTGATAGGGCCTAGTAAAATAGAAATTcctgaaatattttggatCAATGCTAATCTTAATGCTGGATCACGATCATTAAGATATGTGATAAGATGACTTAAGATGATATCATTTGTCCTTTCTCTTCCAAAAAATCTACAAAGGGGTAAAATGTTGCCTAATATTGCTACTTTGACCATCGAGTCATTATCTGTCAACAACGTTACAAGtatatcttcaataaattgtATTAGTTTTCTGGTATACCTATTTGTAATTTCCAAAGCTTCGAAGTCTTGGACAATGGATGACAGAGGATCTTTCGAATGCATTAGGAATGttatttcttgaaatttattagcAGTAGTGACAATATCCCCCAAACAGTTTCCCAACACTATTTTCACGTACGTGTTAGAGGATGAATGAGAAAGTAGTTTCTGTAAACGCGGCAATAAATAATCTACAAACACATTTTCATTTAGTTGGTTTATAGTTTCCACTGGGTATAATATTTGGGAAAGACTTTGGATGGCTAATGCTTGAACGTTTGGTTCGGCATCTTCAAAACAAGAAACCACGTATGGAATAATTCTgtcaattttattttcatctgAAACAAATTGAGCAAATACAGTCAATAACTCTAAACATTTCAATTTTACTGTGcttgaaataatattccttAATGAATGGCATATGAAGGATATGAATAGTAATGCGCATTCTTCCTTGATGGTATTTATCCCACTTCGTTCCGAAAATTGAACTAATTTAATAGTATCtcctttattatttaattgaagttgattattaaagaaattatcgTCATCAAATTGTGAATCGGTTTTGTTCGTCTCAGCATTCAATGGGTAATTTAATGCATGGCAAATGGTAGTAAAATCATCGTATATTTTTTCGATGGATTGATCAACAATAGATAATTCATCTGCCAATGTAGCATGAGTACAAATAAGACCCATACTGGGTACATTTGTTCTTAGAGTGGTCAGACTTCTAATATAATCGTAAGTGAAAGTGTAAAAATAGTCAGGGAATACGGAGCCTctatatttctttaaaatttcatcgcAGGATAATCTTTCCTTTGGATTCAATTTAATCATATCCagtattaaatttttcaagtcTGTAGAATCGATTGTTTCGTCTAATACTGTGTGTTCTATGTCTAACTCTCCACTTTTGTACTTGAACAATTGAgacaaattgaaaagggGTCTTCCCTCCATAAACAATTCTGCAATACAACAACCAACACTAAATGTATCCATCAAAGTCGTGATCTTCTCGTAGGTTTCCCTGTTAactttttcattattgaatcTTTCTGGAGCCAAATAACATGATCTTCTCTTTGAAGTATCGAAATAAAAGGAAAATTCCCCAGGGTTATCCTCTGGCAAATAAGTTGGTTTCAAACTTTCAGCGAAATCACAAATTAATATCCAATTCCAACTTGTCACTAgtatattttccaatttcaaatcaccATGAGTAACACCCAAGTCATGAAATTCCTGTACGGccttcaatatttggaaagttataaatttcaattcaatatcttGCAAATAGGGTCTTGAACTCAATCTATCATATAAATTGTATTGCAAATGTTGCCTTATCAAGTAGCCAGCCCTATTGGATTCAATGACTTTACTATAATTCAAGACGTTGGGGAGGGTGCTCAGAAGCAGTGATTCGGCCTTGATGTGAGACATTGTAGGTGTAACCTGGTACTCCTCATTTGGTTTAATGAACACTTTGATGACGATCTCTCCATTAGGGTCCAGTGCCTTACATGTCTTTAAGAATCGGGATGAGTTCAATTGAGAGACGTAATGGACGTCATCTAGCACGTCGATATATGAAAATATGGCAATAGATGGAGCAGTTTGTGCAATTAAGGATAGTTGGGCCCCCATTGCATCGTAGTATCTTGTCTATTTCTCTGTTCgagttttgttttgttaaTGCAGTAGTAAGTTAAATAAATTACGTAGGTGAATAATTTTAGGGACGTATATTGTTGCCGAGACAGCGCCAAATATGTTGTTATTGTAAGTTATATATGAATGGATGTATATCTTTTATTGATAGCAATTGAGGAAGTTCATAGCTCTATATAGTCGAAGGTCATTTGTTCTAACGGTGTTGTTTCATGGAACCCACATTGTTCTTTCAACACGTGCATGTTCTTCTTCGAGATGGCCTCCACTTGTTCATTATACAGTCCGCAAATGGTCAATGCATCCACTGGTGGGATTGTCTTTCTTCCGTCTTTCAACACATACTTGGTCAATGACAACGAACAGAGGATCTTGTCGTTATTTCTTGTGAATCTACTAATGACGTAAATCCATTTCTCATCCCAACCAAGTATGGAAGAGACAACGTCGTATGATTGGAAGggtttcaattctttcaaaaagttGGTAAACACATTTGCTACGGGAACGAAGGGGAACCTCTTAGATGTGagaaataatttttgaaagatggAGCACATAAGCTTAGCCCTCGAGACGTCCATTTCGACGAAATAAGTAGCATTATTCTTGTGGAAGTAGAAATCACATTCCAGGGGGGAGACATAAGTGGACACCCTTGCTAATGCAAAACAGCCGTTCTCGGTCGATTGCAATCTCTTAATATTCTTGGTATTCTTTCCTGTCACGAACGGAACCAACAAAAGACGGGAGCAGTGGTAGTAGAACCTGACGAAATATGCTCCAGGGACAGACTTGTACGAGGATAGTAGGTATAGTCCAAGGACTGTCTTTAAGAGGGTAGCGATTGACATTGCTGTTGTAGTCTCTGGTTTACAGTGATGGTGTTTGCATTGGGTATATAATCTGTTAGTTTATATAGTCTCTTCTGTTGTTTTGCAATAACGCATGTGACAAGTCGGCATTAGTGAACGCAGTATCCGATGCCAATAGACGTTATTTGGTATTTAGTTTATATAACATTGAGATAATTGAGCTCTATTTTAGCCAATTGTACTGTAATCTGCGTCGAGGGAGGCCACTGCTTAAGAACGTAGAAGTAAAGCAACATGTTATGAATTGTATGCCTGTCTGACGTGAGTTCCACAGCTTATACGTAAAAgtatttcaatgaaattatcATCAGATCAGTATTATCAAGAATTAAGGTACACATTGATCAAAATAAATACAACCGAGTGGTCCCTTACTTTTTTTAGTGTTTATATTATCAGTACTCAACTTAATTTGACGACGTTTGCGTGTAAATAAAAAGTTTTTgtatgaaatttcaaacagGCGACAAGTGAAATATTAGGGACCTTCCACAACGACTCCAAAACCACCAATCCAGCTCACCCAAAGACCACATAGACGCAGAATGCCAGAGACTGAGACTCCAgaggaacaacaacaagaaaaggaattcATTAACGCCTTTACCAAGAGAGTACTCAAGGAAAAGAGCGGGAATTACAGAGTGCTGAAAAAATCCATTGATGGTAGGGTCGTATATCCACAGGCTGTAGGGATCACTTCCAATCGTGGTAATAAGCTGTTGCAAAGAAGTGAGAATGTGACAAGGCTGCATTTGGACTCAAAGAAAgtagatgaagaagaagttgtATTCTACAATGGTTCCGAACATCCTTTGTTGCAGAGATCAATCAGGAAGCCCTCTGTTGGGAAGACAAGCGGTGACAGACAAAAGGAAGAGGCGCAAGAagtggaagaagaagatgggaGGTATGTCGATTTAAACAATTTGGTAAACGTAACAGAGACATTATCACCAATTGCCTCGTTAGCTGATATAGCGCTTAATGAAAATGGGAAAACTCATTCATTCCACGATAAtgttttgaataaattggcATTATATGTCATTCTAATGATTGAGAAGGAACAGAATTCGTTGATTCGATACTCAAGATTATTGGAACTATTATTAGGTGAACCTCCGGTACCTCtatatgaaaataatttggGATTGAAACCATATGACcataatttatcattaccAGATGAAGAAGGACAAGACACAACCAACAGCAACGACAAAAATGTGCCAACAACCGAGTTATCTAATGGGACCACCGAACATAGCATATTGCCCCAACCTGGCACTGAATTACCAAcaaccaataataataataataataataataataataatagtaacaacgatgaagatgatgatgacccatttttttctctaCCAGTTTTGGAGAATGTATCCAGATTGACCAAATCATTCGCTAAGATTGCTCAAATGCACCCCGATAAGGATACACTTGAACCCATAAGGCAGGTCTCACAGGTAGCGCTACAAAGAAATCAAGAATTTGTCAGGAATTTGATTAAGATCAGAGGATTCCTTGTAAAGGCAAATAGAATACGAGAAAGAATCTTACAATGGAGTAATGAATATGCAGgtttccaagaagaaggtgtCACCATTCCAAATGTATTGAAAGTTGTAAAGAGGGGTTTAATAAGTGCAACCACTAACAAAGCAATGAGCGAATCGGGTGATGAATCTCTGGCTGATGATGGTGAAAATTAGATATTAATGATTAAtctatatattatttattcagTTTATAATGGAAGTTATTAAAAAAGATCTTATGATTACCATTCGTTAGATTTGTATTCTAAAACACTTGTGAAGTTTCGATCAGTAATGCATTTGTCATTATTCTTGGTCACAAGTGGTACAATACATTGTTTGACAGTATTGTCAAATAGTTCATCGATTAATCCCTTCAATTCAGTACCCGTTTGTTTGAAATCTGGATATGCGTTAATTTCTAAGAATTTAACATGGAAGTTAGAATCCACTAGGAAATCAACACCATATGTTTCAAAGGCATTAGGCAATGGCTGGAAATTTAACCTATTGACATTCAATGCAGCTAAGATAATATCACGTGtaatttgatgaatttccttcttaatGGAAAGTTTATGCTCAAGAGaaatatcttccaatttatcaaattccaTTACTGACAAATCcttattttcattcttcGTCTGTAAACAGGTATTTGTTAAATGACATTGTAAATTGGTTAAATCTGTAGGAGAGtattcatcttcaactAATGGGGTAAATGGGGTTGGTGCAAACAGAGCTAACATTCTATCGTAAACAAAGACTTCTACATCACCCTTACATGTCACGTAACAACGGATATGAAACTTTTTATTATCCATCGATTTTAACAACAACGGATTCGACAtatattcttgaataataaaatgtCTCAATTGggaaataataatcttgtTATCATCAATACACTCGGTCCCATCTTCCgcttcatcctcttcatcatcaaatgaatcaaaaaTGGCTTGTAAATCTTCGATTGTTTTGAAGACTCTAATACCTTGTCCCTTATCACTCATACTAGGTTTTACGATCCAccatttttcttccttctctAGCTCTTGCCTTAATTCCCAATTTTCATCCAAGGAATCATCTAAAAATTCGGCATAATCCAAGTCAATAGTGTAGGTCTCTGGAACCGCAGTATTTAAGATGGATTCGGGGTGTTTCACCACATAGGAGTGTACCGTATGAGACAAATAATGTTTCCTAATTAATGCTTTTCTGTACACATACGAATttgtaaaatatttctcgGGACTACTCATCAACTTATCCACGTCTAATTGTTCATAATCACcatattgaaataaaacCGAATTCGGGGTATCTTTAGCGTCTTCCactttatttacaaaattagCATTAGGAAGATGCTTGATAAGAGCTGTTTTCAAAGGATTGTAGATATATTCCGTTGGATCAATGGTGATTGCGATGTTTACGGTATTATCTGGCGACGTCGTTGCATTGTTCAGGTTCAGTTTTTGGCCTAATAAGTGATCAATGGTTCTGAAAGTAGCTCTTAAAGGAGTCACCGAgatcatcttcttttcaataattttcaTATCATGATCACAGTCAGAATCATTACAAACATGATGAGAATCTCTTGTGGTTTTAAAGTTGGGGTTCCAACGGAATGAGATAGTATTATATTCTTCCCCAGCTTCAATGTCATCCCTAGTGGTTCTTTCAGGATTCAAATTATCCTGATTAATGAGAGGCTTATCGAATATAGATGTCCATCTATTCTCCCAAATCGGGGTATATTGTACCTGCACGTCTTGcaacttcaaaatatcatcCACTAAAGGAACGTTAACAGAATACAAGTCTGTATCTGCATCCCAATGATCATAAAGATGACGGATGACATCAACAGACCATCTCGATGCAGCCTCCATTAATTCAGAAGACACGATTTTAAAACCTTGAAAATAAGCCCATGATAGTGCAACAGATTTGATGCCTGATGTTATCACTGATTCCATGGCAGCCCCCACGGTACCACTAGATGTGATATATGCCGCAGAGGTGTTTCTACCCACGTTGGGTCCAGATATTACTAGGTCGAATGGTTTAGTGGATAGATGGTGCAATGCGATGTTTACACATGATGCAGGGGTCCCATCTAGCAAGATCCATTCAATGGCATCAATAGGTATTTCTGTATTGTTTTGTGTACGTGGGAGTGTGGAATCTGGGTCAGAATTCAATAGTTGTGGTTGATTAAAGGGACCAAAAAATGTATTATCTTGAGAATTTAATTTCGAATATAAAAACTGGGCGGTTAGACTCTTACCAGCTAGATGCGCTTTCCCAATCCATGACTTCTGCGTATTGGGGACACATACTGTTATGTGCCATTCTGGGAAGTTTGATTTAATGTACTGAATAAAAGGTCTGATGTATGGTGAAAATTGATCATGTAGAGGACCGTCATCATTTGTTATTAAAACACGCATTTAGTTCTTGCgtttcttatttttttgttgaattgtGTGATGTGATATTAAAAGTAAATCTCTGCAAAGATAGCCAATACCATTCACTTACATTTCCATTTGCGATGAGAtaaatggaaatatttcaaggtTATATGTGTAaagtttttcaaaatcaccTTTCGTTACCCTGAaaacatttttttgttcAGAATCCGTGATTCATTATGCTAGAGACAAATATTCGTTGTTTCACTTATAAAATGCAATTTTCTAGCTAATATGTATTTCGAATTGAGTAATTATCATGCAGGCTAATAATATGCAATTTAATTCTTGCATGGACCAAAACTATCTGTCGCAAAGATTAGGGCTGGCTTTGGCTTTGTATGAAACGAATACGAGAGACCAACAACCAACTTATCACCCTAGTTCCAAATGACTATTTAAgtaatttttgaaaattgtCTAAGTAATTAGCATGAGAAGGTAATAGAAAATACATGCTTTTCAATTGTAATGCCtgaatattgaaagaacAATTTATGATTACATAATCGCAAAATTTATAACCAAATTTCCTCGCACAATTAATGGAACttaaaataatatgatGAGGTTAGTTTCGCatcaattattgaataagaaaatCCTATAGAACATATATAGGAGTCCAAGGGTGATCGGAAAGGAATATTTCTCATTAAAGATATGTCTATGTTTTTGAATACGTTTGGAGGGAGTAATCAGGAGGTCTCCCAAGAGAAGATCGATGTTGCTGGTGTTCAATTCGATGCGATGTGCACGACGTTCAATAATATCCTGAAGACATGCATGGAGAAGTGCATACCGCATGAGGGCTACAGTGAGGGAGACTTGACGAAGGGTGAGATGTGCTGTATAGATCGCTGTGTGATCAAGATGCATTATAGCAATCGATTGATCGGTGGGTTTGTGCAGACCCGTGGGTTCGGTCCCGTCAACTATCTGCGACACTACGAGCAGTTCCAACCGCCAGCAGACCCTGATGCCAACTAGCCTAAGTATAATAGATATTTACCTGTATATAATCTAAGCAATGAGAGAGAGAAAAACAGCCGTCGCCCACGACCTGTCCGGGAAAGAAAAACGCCTCTGTCCGGGAATTTCCGCATCGGGTAATTCGCCCCTTTTGTCTCGCTGCCAAAATTTTCGCAGCAAATAAAAGCAAATTGTATATGCCCACTTTGTAGCACCATTTTCTCTGCCTTGTATGTACGTTATTACTACTCTCTATGTATCTCACCTAGTCTTgacaaaaaaataaataaacaagCGTCCGTTTTTCAACAACCCGTATGTCTACTAACCTCATCGCACCCacaacaaagaaagaaCAGCCAGTCTACTCCTAGATAAACAACAGTAACCATGCTACCCTCGACAAACATTGCcttgttgtttgttgtcTGTTGGTCATGCCGGAACAGAGTATTCAGGTGAATGTACTCTGCCTTACTCAACTTCCACCGAACTCACTGTAACAAGTGATACAATGGAACAGACACACCAATGGGTATATAGTTACTCTTTAGTGTTGCCGTTGACGTCCCTCTATTTTGATTGGTTGGTTATTCCTTCGCGCCACTCACAACTAGCTTATTTACTAACTCGTATGTTCTACAGAAacataaaataaattaaagcAATGGCTCCATCAACAAAAGaaccaaagaagagaacTGTCAGAAGAAAGAAGGATCCAAATGC
It encodes the following:
- the PBY1 gene encoding putative tubulin tyrosine ligase (ancestral locus Anc_3.335) encodes the protein MRVLITNDDGPLHDQFSPYIRPFIQYIKSNFPEWHITVCVPNTQKSWIGKAHLAGKSLTAQFLYSKLNSQDNTFFGPFNQPQLLNSDPDSTLPRTQNNTEIPIDAIEWILLDGTPASCVNIALHHLSTKPFDLVISGPNVGRNTSAAYITSSGTVGAAMESVITSGIKSVALSWAYFQGFKIVSSELMEAASRWSVDVIRHLYDHWDADTDLYSVNVPLVDDILKLQDVQVQYTPIWENRWTSIFDKPLINQDNLNPERTTRDDIEAGEEYNTISFRWNPNFKTTRDSHHVCNDSDCDHDMKIIEKKMISVTPLRATFRTIDHLLGQKLNLNNATTSPDNTVNIAITIDPTEYIYNPLKTALIKHLPNANFVNKVEDAKDTPNSVLFQYGDYEQLDVDKLMSSPEKYFTNSYVYRKALIRKHYLSHTVHSYVVKHPESILNTAVPETYTIDLDYAEFLDDSLDENWELRQELEKEEKWWIVKPSMSDKGQGIRVFKTIEDLQAIFDSFDDEEDEAEDGTECIDDNKIIISQLRHFIIQEYMSNPLLLKSMDNKKFHIRCYVTCKGDVEVFVYDRMLALFAPTPFTPLVEDEYSPTDLTNLQCHLTNTCLQTKNENKDLSVMEFDKLEDISLEHKLSIKKEIHQITRDIILAALNVNRLNFQPLPNAFETYGVDFLVDSNFHVKFLEINAYPDFKQTGTELKGLIDELFDNTVKQCIVPLVTKNNDKCITDRNFTSVLEYKSNEW
- the VPS15 gene encoding ubiquitin-binding serine/threonine protein kinase VPS15 (ancestral locus Anc_3.339) — protein: MGAQLSLIAQTAPSIAIFSYIDVLDDVHYVSQLNSSRFLKTCKALDPNGEIVIKVFIKPNEEYQVTPTMSHIKAESLLLSTLPNVLNYSKVIESNRAGYLIRQHLQYNLYDRLSSRPYLQDIELKFITFQILKAVQEFHDLGVTHGDLKLENILVTSWNWILICDFAESLKPTYLPEDNPGEFSFYFDTSKRRSCYLAPERFNNEKVNRETYEKITTLMDTFSVGCCIAELFMEGRPLFNLSQLFKYKSGELDIEHTVLDETIDSTDLKNLILDMIKLNPKERLSCDEILKKYRGSVFPDYFYTFTYDYIRSLTTLRTNVPSMGLICTHATLADELSIVDQSIEKIYDDFTTICHALNYPLNAETNKTDSQFDDDNFFNNQLQLNNKGDTIKLVQFSERSGINTIKEECALLFISFICHSLRNIISSTVKLKCLELLTVFAQFVSDENKIDRIIPYVVSCFEDAEPNVQALAIQSLSQILYPVETINQLNENVFVDYLLPRLQKLLSHSSSNTYVKIVLGNCLGDIVTTANKFQEITFLMHSKDPLSSIVQDFEALEITNRYTRKLIQFIEDILVTLLTDNDSMVKVAILGNILPLCRFFGRERTNDIILSHLITYLNDRDPALRLALIQNISGISILLGPITFEQYILPLLVQTLIDSEELVVVAVLQTLKDLTKTGLIINRYFYDITTKVAPLMLHPNYWIRQLSLMVIVESASKLNTAEIYCILYPLIRTFFEFDVEFDFELMLASCKQPISRTAYNLLCSWSLRASKSLFWHQTPVTNDNLDAFGNKNVNFITKNFITKNYGFNNKNMKVAQTLKVSTIDNTEIPLTTEDKSWIDKFKTIGLSENDLWKIASLRDYVLRTSKLLTRKSELLLDRENSLISLNSLPTDLMPRNVFFDIEFSNDRNKSFIPTPLEAAHTDSVIDSSSLTNGNENKRPVRMEISSASSKNSLPAIIDAHGSLMFKAKSNATTTSNLKNIYVRLEPSSAHKDLLNHMDDEMNSSNFTIKDSYEGDAPTIKTFLKNVKILPNLREYKEFGPINEFEMDNDFFHKIKGNLVLNLLENEPNGIASLVTLNSNRPYIISGSVQGMVKLWDVQGLVSGEMYSSSLTFDCNSGITDLIRIPGYETIIVSTKEGNITLLRAIYNQQGQFKKFTKFHCIRKTKIKTDREPCDDEFGIRLKTLVTEDKSQLYVLTSLSRIILFDLRTMERIGQIENPPQYGAILTFALSIDGNTLIIGTSKGIINVWDIRFITLINSWSFGDNIAISQIESSPELGKDKIVVIGGMSNTILTVWNFEKPQCQKAFIEKDQQPPLHLFQPKSNNLDNLPFQKDKIEMEINSILIIGSLAIISKGINNDIVFLDLKKPSSSRILSHSNAPGSSFTPVHVTTSLELVLRKQLEQKKKKKPLFSGTSHQDRINSIIYTRLGKKYLLFFGDNSGVISVIN
- the TIM12 gene encoding Tim12p (ancestral locus Anc_3.334) gives rise to the protein MSMFLNTFGGSNQEVSQEKIDVAGVQFDAMCTTFNNILKTCMEKCIPHEGYSEGDLTKGEMCCIDRCVIKMHYSNRLIGGFVQTRGFGPVNYLRHYEQFQPPADPDAN
- the NCAS0I01220 gene encoding uncharacterized protein (ancestral locus Anc_3.337), whose amino-acid sequence is MSIATLLKTVLGLYLLSSYKSVPGAYFVRFYYHCSRLLLVPFVTGKNTKNIKRLQSTENGCFALARVSTYVSPLECDFYFHKNNATYFVEMDVSRAKLMCSIFQKLFLTSKRFPFVPVANVFTNFLKELKPFQSYDVVSSILGWDEKWIYVISRFTRNNDKILCSLSLTKYVLKDGRKTIPPVDALTICGLYNEQVEAISKKNMHVLKEQCGFHETTPLEQMTFDYIEL
- the RXT2 gene encoding Rxt2p (ancestral locus Anc_3.336), producing MPETETPEEQQQEKEFINAFTKRVLKEKSGNYRVLKKSIDGRVVYPQAVGITSNRGNKLLQRSENVTRLHLDSKKVDEEEVVFYNGSEHPLLQRSIRKPSVGKTSGDRQKEEAQEVEEEDGRYVDLNNLVNVTETLSPIASLADIALNENGKTHSFHDNVLNKLALYVILMIEKEQNSLIRYSRLLELLLGEPPVPLYENNLGLKPYDHNLSLPDEEGQDTTNSNDKNVPTTELSNGTTEHSILPQPGTELPTTNNNNNNNNNNNSNNDEDDDDPFFSLPVLENVSRLTKSFAKIAQMHPDKDTLEPIRQVSQVALQRNQEFVRNLIKIRGFLVKANRIRERILQWSNEYAGFQEEGVTIPNVLKVVKRGLISATTNKAMSESGDESLADDGEN